In Pangasianodon hypophthalmus isolate fPanHyp1 chromosome 29, fPanHyp1.pri, whole genome shotgun sequence, one genomic interval encodes:
- the eno2 gene encoding gamma-enolase, translating into MSIVSIIAREILDSRGNPTVEVDLRTEKGLFRAAVPSGASTGIYEALELRDGDKSRFKGKGVLKAVGHINDTLGPALIESGISVMEQEKLDNMMIEMDGTENKSQFGANAILGVSLAICKAGAAEKEIPLYRHIADLAGNTELVLPVPAFNVINGGSHAGNKLAMQEFMVLPVGAESFRDALRVGAELYQTLRGVIKEKYGQDATNVGDEGGFAPNILENSEALELIKTAIDKAGFTDKVVIGMDVAASEFYRDGKYDLDFKSPPDPERNITSEKLLEIYQSFVNDFPVVSIEDPFDQDDWAAWTRMTGSVGIQIVGDDLTVTNPKRIEKAAEERACNCLLLKVNQIGTVTEAIHACKLAQANGWGVMVSHRSGETEDTFIADLVVGLCTGQIKTGAPCRSERLAKYNQLMRIEEELGDQARFAGHNFRNPSAL; encoded by the exons ATGTCCATTGTAAGCATCATTGCCAGGGAGATCCTGGACTCTCGGGGAAACCCCACAGTAGAGGTGGACCTGAGGACTGAAAAAG GATTGTTCAGGGCTGCTGTGCCTAGTGGAGCATCTACTGGCATTTATGAAGCTCTAGAACTCAGAGATGGAGACAAGAGTCGCTTCAAGGGCAAAG GTGTGCTCAAAGCTGTTGGCCACATCAATGACACTCTTGGACCTGCCCTCATTGAATCT GGGATCAGCGTGATGGAACAGGAGAAACTGGACAACATGATGATCGAGATGGATGGCACAGAGAATAAAT CTCAATTTGGTGCCAATGCCATTCTGGGGGTGTCCCTGGCTATTTGCAAAGCTGGAGCAGCAGAAAAAGAAATTCCCCTGTATCGCCATATTGCTGACCTGGCTGGAAACACAGAACTAGTGTTGCCAGTTCCT GCCTTTAATGTGATAAACGGTGGATCCCATGCTGGAAATAAGCTGGCCATGCAGGAGTTCATGGTGCTTCCTGTTGGGGCAGAGTCATTTCGTGATGCTTTGCGTGTTGGGGCTGAGCTCTATCAGACTCTGAGGGGAGTGATCAAGGAGAAGTACGGACAGGATGCCACTAATGTGGGTGATGAAGGAGGTTTTGCCCCAAATATCCTTGAGAATAGTGAag CACTTGAATTGATTAAGACTGCCATAGACAAAGCAGGTTTCACAGACAAGGTTGTGATTGGGATGGACGTAGCTGCTTCTGAGTTCTACCGTGATGGGAAGTATGATCTTGACTTCAAATCGCCTCCAGATCCTGAAAGAAACATCACTAGTGAGAAGCTCCTAGAGATCTACCAGAGTTTTGTCAATGATTTTCCAG TGGTATCTATTGAGGACCCCTTTGATCAGGATGACTGGGCAGCATGGACTCGGATGACTGGTTCTGTGGGGATCCAGATAGTGGGTGACGACTTAACGGTGACAAATCCAAAGAGGATAGAGAAAGCAGCAGAGGAACGTGCTTGCAACTGCCTGCTTCTGAAGGTCAACCAAATCGGCACAGTCACAGAGGCCATCCATGC GTGTAAGCTGGCCCAGGCCAATGGctggggtgtgatggtcagtcaTCGCTCTGGAGAGACAGAGGACACATTCATTGCAGATCTGGTAGTTGGGCTCTGCACTGGACAG aTCAAGACTGGAGCTCCATGTAGATCTGAGCGTCTGGCCAAATACAATCAGTTGATGAG GATTGAGGAAGAGTTGGGCGATCAAGCCCGATTTGCTGGCCACAACTTCAGAAATCCCAGTGCTCTGTGA